A window of Selenomonas ruminantium subsp. lactilytica TAM6421 contains these coding sequences:
- a CDS encoding HAD family hydrolase, whose translation MLSKKAVIFDMDGVIIDSEPIHSRVKMDTFAHFGLPFDEADLIHYMGRTSRVIFGETLAKHGRTDVTASDMAAYKHEHYLEVLESGAIEPVAGCVEFIQRLHEAGVPLALATSSNVRAMNAVLDNFGIRKFFTSILSGGELPESKPHPAIYLISAQRLGVKPEDCMVVEDTTNGIRAAKAAGMYCVAYRNPNSGEQDLTLADEIVDSFADIKL comes from the coding sequence TTGCTGAGTAAAAAAGCGGTTATCTTTGATATGGATGGTGTCATCATCGACAGTGAACCCATTCACAGCCGGGTGAAAATGGATACCTTTGCTCATTTCGGCCTGCCCTTTGACGAGGCGGATTTGATTCACTATATGGGGCGCACGAGCCGGGTGATTTTCGGCGAGACGCTGGCAAAGCATGGGCGTACGGATGTGACGGCGTCTGATATGGCCGCTTACAAGCATGAGCATTATCTGGAAGTGTTGGAAAGTGGGGCCATTGAACCGGTGGCAGGCTGTGTGGAGTTTATCCAAAGGCTGCATGAGGCCGGCGTTCCCTTGGCCTTGGCCACATCTTCCAATGTGCGGGCCATGAATGCGGTGCTGGATAATTTCGGGATCCGGAAGTTTTTTACATCCATTCTTTCTGGAGGAGAGCTGCCGGAAAGCAAGCCCCATCCGGCCATCTATTTGATCAGTGCCCAGCGTTTGGGCGTCAAGCCGGAGGACTGCATGGTGGTGGAAGACACCACCAACGGCATACGGGCGGCCAAGGCGGCGGGCATGTACTGCGTGGCCTATCGGAATCCGAATTCCGGCGAGCAGGATCTGACCTTGGCGGATGAAATCGTGGATAGTTTTGCGGATATCAAGCTATAA
- a CDS encoding nucleotidyltransferase family protein yields MDLPEKIKTDLIKLARQYDVKKILLFGSRAREDSAEKSDVDIAVYGCRDFTNFAFDVDEKVWTLLTFDIVDMDEKVSDELKSEIKRDGVIIYEKV; encoded by the coding sequence ATGGATTTGCCTGAAAAAATTAAAACAGATTTGATTAAATTGGCCCGACAATATGATGTGAAAAAAATTTTATTATTCGGTTCTCGTGCAAGAGAAGATAGTGCTGAGAAAAGCGATGTGGATATAGCTGTATATGGATGCCGTGATTTTACCAATTTCGCTTTTGATGTTGATGAGAAGGTATGGACACTTTTGACTTTTGATATTGTTGATATGGATGAAAAGGTATCGGATGAATTAAAAAGCGAAATAAAAAGAGACGGAGTTATTATATATGAAAAAGTATGA
- a CDS encoding NCS2 family permease — protein sequence MRNLFGHALSHPKVWQREIVAGITAFFAISYIIIVNPLILADAGIPVELSVFATIFSSVIGCLLMAFVANAPIVLTPGMGINAFFTYTICVQMGLSWHEALAISLLSGVIFALVACTRLAGKLSRAVPPSLKCAITVGIGLFLVEIGLEKAQLIRRGTNTIIELGSLTDPAALLAIFGLILSLGLYLRKVMGSFFIAIVVTSVLGYFLGIREANPVSVNLATVGDYPQLFMQADFSRLLSIPFLLAVFSMSMIMVFETMGLLEGILPNQAKFARTFKGSAITTILSSVMGTSPTVAAAESAAGIASGGRTGLMALTASILFILSLFFIPLLAYVPAAAIAPVIIITGAMMMQQLKYMTFDDFSEWFPAFLVVVLIPLSGSISTGLAFGFAAYPLLKCLNGNGREVHALSYILGFLFLLNLVFQARF from the coding sequence ATGCGGAATTTGTTTGGTCATGCCCTGAGTCATCCTAAGGTCTGGCAGCGGGAGATTGTGGCCGGGATTACGGCATTTTTCGCAATCTCTTATATCATAATTGTCAATCCCCTGATTTTGGCTGATGCGGGTATTCCGGTGGAGTTGTCTGTTTTTGCCACGATCTTCTCATCGGTGATTGGCTGCCTGCTGATGGCTTTCGTGGCCAATGCTCCCATCGTGCTCACCCCGGGCATGGGGATTAATGCCTTCTTTACTTACACGATTTGCGTACAGATGGGGCTCAGCTGGCATGAGGCTTTGGCGATTTCGCTGTTATCCGGTGTGATTTTTGCGCTGGTGGCCTGTACGCGGCTGGCGGGCAAGCTCAGCCGGGCAGTACCGCCTTCGCTGAAATGTGCCATTACCGTAGGCATAGGGCTGTTCCTGGTGGAGATTGGTCTGGAGAAAGCTCAGCTGATTCGCCGGGGCACGAATACCATCATCGAACTGGGGTCGCTGACTGATCCTGCGGCGCTGCTGGCAATCTTTGGTCTGATCCTGAGTTTGGGGCTTTACCTGCGGAAGGTGATGGGAAGTTTCTTCATTGCCATTGTGGTGACCAGCGTTCTGGGGTATTTCCTGGGAATCAGGGAGGCAAATCCGGTCAGTGTCAATCTGGCCACGGTCGGTGATTATCCGCAGCTGTTCATGCAGGCTGATTTTTCCCGGTTGTTGAGTATTCCGTTTTTATTGGCAGTCTTTTCCATGTCCATGATCATGGTCTTCGAGACCATGGGGCTTTTGGAGGGCATCCTGCCCAATCAGGCCAAGTTTGCCAGGACCTTCAAGGGGTCGGCCATCACGACGATTCTTTCCAGCGTGATGGGCACCAGCCCGACAGTGGCGGCAGCGGAGAGTGCAGCCGGCATTGCCAGCGGCGGCCGTACGGGACTGATGGCGCTTACGGCGTCTATCCTGTTTATTCTCTCTTTGTTCTTCATTCCCCTGCTTGCATATGTGCCGGCGGCAGCTATTGCCCCGGTGATCATCATTACGGGAGCCATGATGATGCAGCAGCTTAAATATATGACTTTTGATGATTTTTCTGAATGGTTCCCAGCATTTTTGGTGGTGGTGCTGATTCCTCTGTCGGGCAGTATCTCAACTGGCCTGGCATTTGGCTTCGCCGCCTATCCCCTATTGAAATGTCTGAATGGCAATGGGCGCGAGGTTCATGCGCTCAGCTATATCCTGGGCTTTCTTTTCCTCTTGAATCTTGTTTTCCAGGCAAGGTTCTAG
- a CDS encoding putative bifunctional diguanylate cyclase/phosphodiesterase — protein MDDKPVMLIVDDVEINRVVLTQFFQEDYAIIEAENGQEALQALTEHNVSIVLVDLVMPIMDGFQVLAFMKQDDQYMGIPVVVMTANNDGDSEARAMEMGAADFITKPYNPTIVRCRIRNVMAREENEWRRAAQVAQNRQLAEMHQFAERDPLTGIFNREAFYRRASERMQAHYQTPYSIVYMDISCFKVVNDLFRIETGNLVLKTAAYYLDVLAGEDGICARIEADHFALCMPTDKLDMDTVIAGLDSTIQSLGISHNVLFYAGVYPVENAFLPVDQMCDRAHMALNRVKGKYMPRYAFYDKAMRDQMIEEQMIVRNMEYALQERQFVIKLQPVYGLQEKQVIGAEALVRWNYPKGMIMPGKFIPIFEKNGFIVRLDRYVWEEACKVLRSQLDEGVEPVPISVNVSRLNFFSHDLLEFLQGLVKKYDLQPNLLKLEITESAYVENPHQLMAMVRAFRGNGFPVMMDDFGSGFSSLSMLKDLPVDVLKIDMAFVQEVDKSSRAGAIMETVVELGQRLHMNVVVEGVETKEQLDFLERIGCREVQGYYFAKPMDVESFKGLVKRSRNIAE, from the coding sequence GTGGACGACAAACCTGTGATGTTAATCGTAGATGATGTGGAAATCAATCGGGTGGTGCTTACCCAGTTTTTCCAGGAAGATTATGCGATCATAGAAGCAGAGAATGGCCAGGAGGCTCTGCAGGCTCTTACCGAGCATAATGTGAGCATTGTGCTGGTGGATTTGGTTATGCCGATCATGGATGGTTTCCAGGTGCTGGCTTTTATGAAACAGGATGACCAGTATATGGGTATCCCTGTGGTGGTCATGACGGCTAACAATGATGGGGACAGTGAGGCCAGGGCCATGGAGATGGGGGCAGCGGATTTCATCACCAAACCCTATAATCCCACCATTGTGCGTTGCCGCATTCGGAACGTTATGGCCAGAGAGGAGAATGAATGGCGCCGGGCGGCGCAAGTGGCCCAGAACCGTCAATTGGCGGAAATGCATCAATTTGCCGAGCGGGATCCTCTGACGGGAATCTTCAATCGGGAGGCTTTTTACCGGCGGGCTTCAGAGCGCATGCAGGCGCATTATCAGACCCCTTATAGCATTGTCTATATGGATATCAGCTGCTTTAAGGTGGTCAATGACCTGTTCCGCATTGAGACGGGAAATCTGGTTCTGAAGACTGCAGCGTATTATCTGGATGTGCTGGCGGGGGAAGATGGCATCTGTGCCCGTATTGAGGCGGATCATTTTGCCTTGTGCATGCCTACGGATAAATTGGATATGGATACTGTGATTGCCGGATTGGATAGCACCATCCAGTCTCTGGGAATCAGCCACAATGTGCTTTTCTATGCGGGAGTCTATCCGGTGGAGAATGCCTTCTTGCCAGTGGATCAGATGTGTGACCGCGCCCATATGGCTCTCAATCGTGTCAAGGGGAAGTATATGCCCCGGTATGCCTTCTATGATAAGGCTATGCGGGATCAGATGATTGAAGAGCAGATGATCGTTCGCAATATGGAGTATGCGCTGCAGGAGCGGCAGTTCGTGATCAAGCTGCAGCCGGTCTATGGCCTGCAGGAAAAACAGGTCATTGGGGCAGAGGCGCTGGTGCGCTGGAATTATCCCAAAGGGATGATTATGCCTGGCAAATTCATTCCGATCTTTGAGAAAAATGGCTTTATCGTGCGACTGGATCGCTATGTGTGGGAAGAGGCCTGCAAGGTGCTGCGCTCCCAGCTGGATGAAGGCGTAGAGCCGGTGCCGATTTCCGTCAATGTTTCCCGGCTTAATTTCTTCAGTCATGATCTGCTGGAATTCCTGCAGGGGTTGGTGAAAAAATACGATTTACAACCTAATCTGTTGAAGCTGGAGATCACGGAAAGTGCCTATGTGGAGAATCCCCATCAGCTTATGGCCATGGTCCGGGCTTTCCGTGGCAATGGTTTCCCTGTGATGATGGATGATTTCGGCAGTGGTTTTTCTTCCTTGTCCATGCTGAAGGATCTGCCAGTGGATGTGCTCAAGATCGATATGGCCTTTGTGCAGGAAGTGGATAAGTCCAGCCGGGCGGGAGCCATTATGGAGACCGTTGTGGAATTGGGCCAGCGGCTGCATATGAATGTCGTGGTGGAAGGTGTGGAAACCAAGGAACAGTTGGATTTCCTGGAGCGCATCGGCTGCCGGGAGGTTCAGGGCTATTATTTTGCCAAACCCATGGATGTGGAAAGCTTCAAGGGGCTGGTTAAGAGGAGTAGGAATATTGCTGAGTAA
- a CDS encoding HI0074 family nucleotidyltransferase substrate-binding subunit, translating to MKKYDNFCSNLHILSKASEQDLQNEFIISGIIDKFFVQFELGWKLIKELIKYEGRPIAASGSPRTIIKEAYKIYDFFDEDIWLEMLDQRNDLTHIYDGKKANELVYVIMNRYIPEFQKMEKSIKKLYGSSINDL from the coding sequence ATGAAAAAGTATGATAATTTTTGTAGTAATTTGCATATATTATCAAAAGCATCAGAGCAAGATTTGCAAAATGAATTTATAATTAGTGGAATCATTGATAAGTTTTTTGTGCAGTTTGAGTTGGGCTGGAAGTTGATTAAGGAATTGATCAAATATGAAGGTCGTCCTATTGCAGCATCTGGTTCGCCCAGGACTATTATAAAAGAGGCCTATAAAATCTATGATTTTTTTGATGAAGATATATGGTTGGAAATGTTGGATCAAAGAAATGATTTAACGCATATATATGATGGAAAAAAGGCAAATGAATTAGTGTATGTTATCATGAATAGATATATACCGGAGTTTCAAAAAATGGAAAAGAGTATAAAAAAATTATATGGCAGTTCTATAAATGATTTGTAA
- a CDS encoding NADH-dependent [FeFe] hydrogenase, group A6 gives MNESQEMVKLTINNIPIEVPKGTKIMQAAQTIGIDIPHLCYHEDQRIKAHCRLCSVEVTGKKRLLAACSTEVWEGMDVHTDTQIVRDTQVSILQLMLANHHKDCLSCPRNQNCDLQRLCSRFNILESHLPSVVKEEPRIETNPSIVRDPSKCIRCGRCIRACKDVQGIAALTYAGRSSDIVVTTAFNKPMEATDCILCGQCSLVCPTGAIVEKDDTQKVLDALQDNTKHVIVQVAPSVRVALGDAFGLEPGAIVTGQMVTALKLLGFDKVFDTNFGADLTIMEEGHEFLHRLNNDGVLPMMTSCSPGWVNYMEKHFPSCIDHLSSAKSPMSMFGAIAKTYYAQQAGLKPQEIVTVSIMPCTAKKFEAARPEMGRDGYQDVDIVLTTRELIKLIKYVGLSIGKLPENDFDSPLGLASGAGAIFGATGGVMEAALRTVYEKVTGKTLEKVEFMDVRGFDGIKEATIHLPGRDVRIAVAHTLKNARKIMEQVKKGTSPYDFIEIMACPGGCIGGGGQPIGTTNAIRKQRIAALYEIDRTLPIRKSHENPDIQTLYQDFLGEPLSERAHELLHTHYHKVDKPYQFD, from the coding sequence ATGAACGAAAGCCAGGAAATGGTGAAACTCACCATCAACAATATCCCCATCGAAGTGCCCAAAGGCACGAAAATCATGCAGGCCGCGCAGACGATTGGCATCGATATCCCGCACCTGTGCTACCATGAAGACCAGCGCATCAAGGCCCATTGCCGTCTCTGCTCCGTGGAGGTCACGGGCAAGAAGCGCCTGCTGGCTGCCTGCTCCACAGAAGTCTGGGAGGGCATGGATGTCCATACGGACACCCAGATTGTCCGCGACACCCAGGTGTCCATCCTCCAGCTCATGCTGGCCAATCACCATAAGGACTGCCTGAGCTGCCCCCGCAACCAGAACTGCGACCTGCAGCGCCTCTGCAGCCGCTTCAACATATTGGAATCCCACCTGCCCAGCGTGGTCAAGGAAGAGCCGCGGATTGAAACCAATCCGTCCATCGTCCGCGATCCCTCCAAGTGCATCCGCTGCGGCCGCTGCATCCGTGCCTGCAAGGACGTGCAGGGCATTGCTGCGCTGACCTACGCCGGACGCAGCAGCGACATCGTGGTGACCACAGCCTTCAACAAACCCATGGAAGCCACCGACTGCATCCTCTGCGGCCAATGCAGCCTCGTCTGCCCCACTGGCGCCATCGTGGAAAAGGACGATACCCAGAAGGTGCTCGATGCCCTGCAGGATAACACGAAACATGTGATTGTCCAGGTCGCCCCCTCTGTCCGCGTGGCTTTGGGCGATGCCTTCGGCCTCGAACCCGGCGCCATCGTCACGGGCCAGATGGTCACCGCCTTGAAGCTTTTGGGCTTTGACAAGGTCTTTGACACGAACTTCGGCGCTGACCTGACCATCATGGAAGAAGGCCATGAATTCCTGCACCGCCTCAATAACGACGGCGTGCTGCCCATGATGACATCCTGCAGCCCGGGCTGGGTGAACTATATGGAGAAGCACTTCCCCTCCTGCATCGACCACCTGTCCTCAGCAAAATCCCCCATGAGCATGTTCGGGGCCATTGCCAAGACCTATTACGCCCAGCAGGCCGGACTCAAGCCACAGGAAATCGTCACGGTATCCATCATGCCCTGCACGGCGAAGAAATTCGAAGCCGCCCGCCCGGAAATGGGGCGCGATGGGTATCAGGATGTCGATATCGTGCTGACCACCAGAGAGCTGATCAAGCTTATCAAATACGTAGGTCTGTCCATCGGCAAGCTGCCTGAAAACGACTTTGACAGCCCCCTGGGCCTGGCCTCCGGTGCCGGTGCCATCTTCGGCGCTACCGGCGGCGTAATGGAAGCAGCCCTCAGAACCGTCTACGAAAAAGTCACAGGCAAGACCTTAGAGAAAGTGGAATTCATGGATGTGCGCGGCTTTGACGGCATCAAGGAAGCCACCATCCATCTGCCGGGCCGGGACGTGCGCATCGCGGTCGCCCATACCCTCAAGAACGCCCGCAAGATCATGGAACAGGTCAAGAAGGGCACGAGCCCCTATGATTTCATCGAGATCATGGCCTGCCCCGGCGGCTGCATCGGCGGCGGCGGCCAGCCCATCGGCACCACCAACGCCATCCGCAAGCAGCGCATTGCGGCCCTCTATGAGATCGACAGGACCCTGCCCATCCGTAAATCCCACGAAAATCCGGACATTCAGACACTCTACCAGGATTTCCTGGGCGAGCCCTTGAGCGAAAGAGCCCATGAACTGCTGCATACCCACTACCATAAAGTAGATAAACCTTATCAGTTCGACTAA
- a CDS encoding Crp/Fnr family transcriptional regulator gives MELDFILAHMPEEIRRQTTHKTYMSGETIVRKGEDAKHVYLITKGSTRVSNEFASGQRYTFAALGEADIIGDLDVLAGKSVYAATNEADSTCEVIAMRAETFIQWMHLDNEFAVAVARMLAAKMYPTSNEAGRIKFLPSLERLHSYLLKRLGDIETDLFILHTSRQQIADDIGTSVKTVNRGVLKLKEAGLITLFHGKITINKEQQQALKDAQVEE, from the coding sequence ATGGAATTAGACTTCATCCTGGCCCATATGCCAGAAGAAATACGGCGGCAGACCACCCACAAGACCTATATGAGCGGCGAAACCATCGTGCGCAAGGGCGAAGATGCCAAGCATGTCTACCTCATAACCAAGGGCAGCACCCGCGTCAGCAACGAATTCGCCAGCGGCCAGCGCTACACCTTCGCCGCCTTAGGCGAAGCCGACATCATCGGCGATCTGGATGTATTGGCTGGCAAAAGCGTCTACGCCGCCACCAATGAAGCAGACAGCACCTGCGAAGTCATCGCCATGCGGGCCGAAACCTTCATCCAATGGATGCATCTGGATAACGAATTTGCCGTGGCCGTAGCCCGCATGCTGGCCGCAAAAATGTATCCCACCTCCAACGAAGCCGGCCGCATCAAATTCCTGCCCAGCCTCGAACGCCTCCATAGCTACCTCTTGAAGCGTCTTGGTGATATCGAAACCGACCTCTTCATCCTGCACACCAGCCGCCAGCAGATTGCCGACGACATCGGCACCAGCGTAAAAACCGTCAACCGCGGCGTGCTGAAACTGAAAGAAGCCGGCCTCATCACCCTGTTCCACGGCAAGATCACCATCAACAAAGAACAGCAACAGGCCCTGAAAGACGCCCAGGTCGAAGAATAA